One Phenylobacterium hankyongense DNA segment encodes these proteins:
- the pheS gene encoding phenylalanine--tRNA ligase subunit alpha → MTDISQLEADLTAAVAAAQDVAALEAVRVAALGKSGSISELLKTLGAMSPDERRERGPAINGLRDRIGGAIASRKAALEAAELDAKLASERVDLTLPPPPERRGAVHPTMQVLDEMIAIFAEMGFGLAEGPDIEDDFHNFTALNFPPKHPAREMHDTFWLPEDERGERKVLRTHTSPVQVRVMQKLNEKLPAWIANGQEPPIRVIVPGRTYRSDSDATHTPMFHQMEGLVIGKDIHMGHLKWTVDTFISRFFETPSVETRFRPHHFPFTEPSAELDVRCDRSGGDVKIGQGDDWMEVVGCGMVHPNILRTCGLDPDVWQGFAFGFGIDRLGMLKYGMPDLRDMFSADVRWLEHYGFSAFAAPNPATGLS, encoded by the coding sequence GCCCTGGAAGCCGTGCGCGTCGCCGCGCTGGGCAAATCCGGATCCATCTCCGAGCTCCTGAAGACCCTGGGCGCCATGAGCCCCGACGAGCGCCGCGAGCGCGGCCCCGCGATCAACGGCCTGCGCGACCGGATCGGCGGGGCGATCGCCTCCCGCAAGGCCGCGCTGGAGGCCGCCGAACTCGACGCCAAGCTGGCGTCGGAGCGCGTCGACCTCACCCTGCCGCCGCCGCCGGAACGCCGCGGCGCGGTGCACCCGACCATGCAGGTGCTCGACGAGATGATCGCCATCTTCGCCGAGATGGGCTTCGGCCTGGCGGAAGGCCCGGACATCGAGGACGACTTCCACAACTTCACGGCGCTGAACTTCCCGCCCAAGCACCCGGCGCGGGAGATGCACGACACCTTCTGGCTGCCGGAGGACGAGCGCGGCGAGCGCAAGGTGCTGCGCACTCACACCAGTCCCGTGCAGGTCCGCGTGATGCAGAAGCTCAACGAGAAGCTGCCGGCCTGGATCGCCAACGGCCAGGAGCCGCCGATCCGCGTCATCGTGCCGGGCCGCACCTACCGCTCCGACAGCGACGCCACCCACACCCCGATGTTCCACCAGATGGAAGGCCTGGTGATCGGCAAGGACATCCACATGGGTCACCTGAAGTGGACCGTGGACACCTTCATCAGCCGCTTCTTCGAGACCCCCAGCGTCGAGACCCGCTTCCGGCCGCACCACTTCCCGTTCACCGAGCCCAGCGCCGAGCTCGACGTGCGCTGCGACCGCTCCGGCGGCGACGTGAAGATCGGCCAGGGCGACGACTGGATGGAGGTGGTCGGCTGCGGGATGGTCCACCCCAACATCCTGCGCACCTGCGGCCTCGATCCCGACGTCTGGCAGGGCTTCGCCTTCGGCTTCGGCATCGACCGGCTGGGGATGCTGAAATACGGCATGCCCGACCTACGCGACATGTTCTCGGCCGACGTCCGCTGGCTGGAGCACTACGGCTTCTCGGCCTTCGCGGCGCCGAACCCCGCCACCGGCCTGAGCTGA
- a CDS encoding SRPBCC family protein — MTDTATLRAVVVERDLPHPPEKVWRALTQGPLIEAWLMANDFEPVVGHRFNFRAPAMAHWNGVTDCEVLVVEPNARLAYSWNSSGEEAANGLKTVVTWTLTPAQGGTRVRMEQSGFRPDQQANYQGASYGWQRFFAGLEQVVAGELA, encoded by the coding sequence GTGACTGACACCGCCACCCTTCGCGCCGTGGTCGTCGAGCGCGACCTGCCGCATCCGCCGGAGAAGGTCTGGCGGGCGCTGACCCAGGGGCCGCTGATCGAGGCCTGGCTGATGGCCAACGACTTCGAGCCGGTGGTCGGCCACCGGTTCAACTTCCGCGCGCCGGCGATGGCCCACTGGAACGGCGTCACCGACTGCGAGGTGCTGGTCGTCGAGCCGAATGCGCGGCTCGCCTACAGCTGGAATTCCTCCGGCGAGGAAGCCGCCAACGGCCTGAAGACGGTCGTCACCTGGACGCTGACGCCCGCGCAGGGCGGCACGCGGGTGCGCATGGAGCAGTCCGGCTTCCGGCCCGACCAGCAGGCGAACTACCAGGGCGCCAGCTACGGCTGGCAGCGCTTTTTCGCCGGCCTCGAGCAGGTGGTGGCCGGAGAGCTGGCCTAG
- the pheT gene encoding phenylalanine--tRNA ligase subunit beta encodes MKFTLSWLKDHLDTGATVEQVVDAMTMAGLEVEHVENPAAKLAAFSVAKVVEAVQHPNADRLRVCQVDTVDGRLEIVCGAPNARPGLTTIYAPLGAYVPGSGITLEARPVRGVVSNGMLCSAKELEVAEESDGILELPDSLAVGTPAAEAFGLEAVIDFEVTPNRPDWLGVRGIARDLAAAGLGTLKPDPLAAVKGSFPCPVEIKVDGDACPVFAGRLIRGVRNGPSPAWLQQRLISVGLRPINALVDVTNLLSYDRARPLHVYDRGLMVGDVIEARLGRGPSESTHNDKASPAPHRDEQLIALDGKTYDITPEMCVIADASGERPIGLGGVMGGESTKVSEDTTEVFVESAWFDPIRTAQTGRITGITSDAQYRFARGVDPEFVVPGLELATQLILELCGGEASEIRVAGQAPASPGPIAFDRGYVKKLTGLTVDRARIDEILQKLGFKLNGDMVTPPSWRRDVEGKADLVEEVARIEGYQSLPAEPLPELPRPVGGALTVRQTRMRNARRALAARGYAEAITWSFMRREWAELFGGGQPQLVLTNPIASDLSTMRPSMLPNLIEAAARNARKGFADAALFEVGPNFRGDQPEDQVTAVAALVAPRPPRRWDGAKSDPLFALKADLMALLEELGAPGLQVAQGQASAWWHPGRSARLQLGPRNVVAEFGELHPRILKALDAQGPMYAFELNLDAVPEPKRKGAKTKPALELSALMPLTRDFAFVVGADTPAGELVRPILGADKALIADARVFDVYQGPGVPEGSKSVAVEVTVQPREKTLTDAEIEALSGRIVAAAEKAVGAKLRS; translated from the coding sequence ATGAAATTCACCCTCTCCTGGCTGAAGGACCACCTCGACACCGGGGCCACGGTCGAGCAGGTCGTCGACGCCATGACCATGGCCGGGCTCGAGGTCGAGCACGTGGAGAACCCGGCGGCCAAGCTCGCCGCCTTCTCGGTGGCCAAGGTCGTCGAGGCCGTGCAGCACCCCAACGCCGACCGCCTGCGGGTCTGCCAGGTCGACACCGTCGACGGCCGCCTGGAGATCGTCTGCGGCGCGCCCAACGCGCGGCCGGGCCTGACCACCATCTACGCCCCGCTCGGCGCCTATGTGCCCGGCTCCGGCATCACCCTGGAGGCGCGGCCGGTCCGCGGCGTGGTCTCCAACGGCATGCTCTGCTCGGCCAAGGAGCTGGAGGTCGCCGAGGAGTCCGACGGCATCCTGGAGCTGCCGGACAGCCTCGCCGTCGGCACGCCGGCCGCCGAAGCCTTCGGCCTGGAGGCGGTGATCGACTTCGAGGTGACGCCGAACCGGCCCGACTGGCTGGGCGTGCGCGGCATCGCCCGCGACCTCGCCGCCGCCGGCCTGGGCACGCTGAAGCCCGACCCCCTCGCGGCGGTGAAGGGAAGCTTCCCGTGCCCGGTCGAGATCAAGGTCGACGGCGACGCCTGCCCGGTGTTCGCCGGCCGGCTGATCCGCGGCGTCCGGAACGGCCCCTCGCCGGCTTGGCTGCAGCAGCGGCTGATCAGCGTCGGCCTGCGGCCGATCAACGCCCTGGTCGACGTCACCAACCTACTTTCCTACGACCGCGCGCGGCCGCTGCACGTCTATGACCGGGGCCTGATGGTCGGCGACGTCATCGAAGCGCGGCTCGGCCGCGGGCCCTCGGAATCCACCCACAACGACAAGGCCTCGCCCGCCCCGCACCGGGACGAGCAGCTGATCGCGCTCGACGGCAAGACCTACGACATCACGCCGGAGATGTGCGTCATCGCCGACGCCAGCGGCGAGCGGCCGATCGGGCTGGGCGGCGTCATGGGCGGCGAGTCCACCAAGGTCAGCGAGGACACCACCGAGGTGTTCGTCGAGAGCGCCTGGTTCGACCCGATCCGCACCGCCCAGACCGGCCGGATCACCGGCATCACCTCCGACGCCCAGTACCGCTTCGCCCGCGGCGTCGACCCAGAATTCGTGGTCCCCGGCCTGGAACTGGCGACCCAGCTGATCCTCGAGCTCTGCGGCGGCGAGGCCTCGGAAATCCGCGTGGCCGGCCAGGCGCCCGCCTCCCCCGGCCCCATCGCCTTCGACCGCGGCTATGTGAAGAAGCTCACCGGCCTCACCGTCGACCGCGCGCGGATCGACGAGATCCTGCAGAAGCTCGGCTTCAAGCTAAACGGCGACATGGTCACGCCGCCCTCGTGGCGGCGCGACGTGGAAGGCAAGGCCGACCTGGTGGAGGAGGTGGCGCGGATCGAGGGCTACCAGTCCCTGCCCGCCGAGCCCCTGCCCGAGCTGCCGCGTCCGGTGGGCGGGGCGCTGACCGTACGCCAGACCCGCATGCGCAACGCCCGCCGGGCGCTGGCCGCCCGGGGCTACGCCGAGGCGATCACCTGGAGCTTCATGCGCCGGGAATGGGCCGAGCTGTTCGGCGGCGGCCAGCCGCAGCTGGTGCTGACCAATCCGATCGCCTCGGACCTGTCGACCATGCGTCCTTCGATGCTGCCGAACCTGATCGAGGCGGCGGCCCGCAACGCCCGCAAGGGCTTCGCCGACGCCGCCCTGTTCGAGGTCGGCCCGAACTTCCGCGGCGACCAGCCCGAGGATCAGGTCACGGCCGTGGCCGCCCTCGTCGCCCCGCGCCCGCCGCGCCGCTGGGATGGGGCCAAGAGCGACCCGCTGTTCGCGCTCAAGGCCGACCTCATGGCCCTGCTGGAGGAGCTGGGCGCGCCGGGCCTGCAGGTGGCGCAGGGCCAGGCCTCGGCCTGGTGGCATCCCGGCCGCTCGGCCCGGCTGCAGCTCGGCCCCAGGAACGTGGTCGCCGAGTTCGGGGAGCTGCACCCGCGGATCCTCAAGGCGCTCGACGCCCAGGGCCCGATGTACGCCTTCGAGCTCAACCTCGACGCCGTCCCGGAGCCGAAGCGCAAGGGCGCCAAGACCAAGCCGGCGCTGGAGCTTTCGGCCCTGATGCCGCTGACCCGCGACTTCGCCTTCGTGGTCGGCGCCGACACCCCGGCCGGCGAGCTGGTCCGCCCCATCCTCGGCGCCGACAAGGCGCTGATCGCCGACGCGCGGGTGTTCGACGTCTACCAGGGCCCCGGCGTGCCGGAGGGCTCCAAGTCGGTGGCCGTCGAGGTCACCGTCCAGCCGCGCGAGAAGACCCTCACCGACGCCGAGATCGAGGCGCTGTCGGGCCGCATCGTGGCGGCGGCCGAAAAGGCGGTCGGCGCGAAGCTGCGGAGCTGA